In Gossypium raimondii isolate GPD5lz chromosome 12, ASM2569854v1, whole genome shotgun sequence, a single window of DNA contains:
- the LOC105765243 gene encoding uncharacterized protein LOC105765243 encodes MASQEYLDKMKVRQEYRNLWHTDLMSTIQRDPPYCCLAFWCGPCVSYMLRKRALYNDMSRYTCCAGYMPCSGRCGESKCPEFCLCTEVFLCFGNSVASTRFLLQDEFNIQTTKCDNCIIGFMFCLQQVACIFSIVAMIVGSDELQDAAQLLNCLADMVYCTVCACMQTQHKIEMDKRDGMFGPQPMAIPPVQHMSRLDQPIPPAAGYPPAAYGQPYPPPQGYPPAAYPPPQYPPAGYPAPGYPPSGYPK; translated from the exons ATGGCGTCGCAAGAATACTTGGACAAGATGAAGGTCCGTCAGGAGTATCGGAATCTCTGGCACACGGATCTCATGAGCACCATTCAACGCGACCCTCCTT ATTGCTGCTTGGCTTTTTGGTG TGGCCCATGTGTATCCTACATGCTCCGGAAACGAGCTCTTTATAATGACATGTCAAG GTATACATGTTGTGCTGGTTATATGCCATGCAGTGGTAGGTGTGGTGAAAGTAAATGTCCCGAGTTTTGCCTTTGCACTGAG GTTTTCCTCTGCTTTGGAAACTCCGTGGCTTCAACCCGGTTTCTGCTGCAAGATGAATTCAACATTCAAACAACAAAATGTGACAACTGCATCATT GGTTTCATGTTTTGCCTGCAACAAGTTGCCTGCATATTTTCCATAGTTGCAATGATTGTTGGAAGTGATGAGCTTCAAGATGCTGCACAGTTGCTGAACTGTTTGGCTGATATGGTTTATTGCAC GGTCTGTGCATGTATGCAG ACACAACATAAGATTGAAATGGACAAACGAGATGGCATGTTCGGTCCACAACCCATGGCCATTCCCCCTGTTCAGCATATGTCTCGCCTTGATCAACCAATCCCCCCTGCAGCTGGCTATCCACCAGCAGCATATGGACAGCCTTATCCACCACCTCAAGGTTATCCGCCGGCCGCATATCCTCCTCCTCAGTACCCTCCAGCCGGTTATCCAGCACCTGGTTACCCACCATCTGGTTACCCTAAGTGA
- the LOC105765244 gene encoding V-type proton ATPase subunit E — translation MNDGDVSRQIQQMVRFIRQEAEEKANEISVSAEEEFNIEKLQLVEAEKKKIRQEYEKKEKQVEVRKKIEYSMQLNASRIKVLQAQDDVVNEMKESAAKELLNVSRDHHVYKTLLKDVIVQSLVRLKEPAILLRCRKDDVPLVESVLDSAKEEYASKVNVHPPEIFIDNVNLPPAPSHHNAHGPFCSGGVVIASRDGKIVCENTLDARLDVAFNKKLPEIRKWLFGQVAA, via the exons ATGAACGACGGAGATGTTTCCAGGCAGATCCAGCAGATGGTGAGATTCATCCGCCAAGAAGCAGAGGAGAAGGCTAACGAGATCTCTGTTTCAGCGGAAGAg GAATTCAACATCGAGAAGCTCCAGTTGGTGGAggcagagaagaagaagatcagGCAAGAGTACGAGAAAAAGGAGAAGCAAGTCGAAGTTCGAAAGAAGAT TGAGTATTCGATGCAGCTTAATGCATCTAGGATTAAGGTCCTTCAAGCTCAAGATGATGTGGTTAATGAAATGAAAGAGTCGGCAGCCAAGGAACTTCTGAACGTGAGCCGTGATCACCATGTGTACAAAACGCTTTTGAAAGATGTAATTGTTCAG AGTTTGGTCAGGCTGAAAGAGCCTGCTATCTTACTGCGCTGTCGCAAAGATGATGTGCCCTTGGTGGAGTCTGTCCTGGATTCAGCAAAAGAAGAATATGCTTCCAAAGTGAATGTTCATCCACCAGAGATATTCATTGACAATGTCAATCTTCCTCCTGCACCTTCTCATCACAATGCTCATGGCCCTTTCTG CTCAGGAGGTGTTGTGATAGCATCTCGAGATGGAAAGATTGTGTGTGAGAACACCTTGGATGCACGATTGGATGTTGCATTCAATAAAAAACTTCCAGAG ATCCGCAAGTGGCTCTTTGGTCAGGTTGCTGCTTGA
- the LOC105765245 gene encoding BTB/POZ domain-containing protein At1g63850, whose protein sequence is MATTTTTKISSAQLKVQVQPIKPKRRKCKETTISSSASSVATGSAASGATNNCAESGGVHGVLSRKLDSPTIVSPDSSWCCPASKPLPTPPPSPPPQARRVPDQGLTDSLSGFRIRYSPGSVLPVMDFTGGTLLSNGHSPSSFNKFNSALTAGLLNPMSPPPPADKIRSSPTLFEMMASEPDIHQRTQNQAQIQAPISAPRQNQPPPVMDKQVLTMQRISDLLSTRSPGNQFNDPGLSDIKLTLSSKDGISVSMNVHRQILVAHSRFFAVRLSDRWTKQQRNGSTGPYIVEISDCDDVEVYIETLRLMYCKDLRKKLMREDVSKVLGILKVSAAIGFDAGVLSCLEYLEAAPWAEDEEEKVASLLAELHLENVGAGEVLKRVSVEVANGTDEGGDNEEVLLKLLHVVLEGKDEKARREMKGLVFKMLRENSSHNDLRKESLYSACDSCLELLRHHFFRAASLDLQDASQIARQADNLHWILDILIDRQIAEDFLKTWASQSELSDSHSKVPVFHRFEVSRVTARLFVGIGKGQLLASKELRCLLLQTWLVPFYDDFGWMRRASKGLDRHLIEDGLSNSILTLPLAWQQEIFLAWFDRFLNSGEDCPNIQRGFEVWWRRAFWRRSGEQEPPLPIRVITTAIENS, encoded by the exons ATGGCAACAACTACAACTACAAAAATATCATCTGCTCAGCTCAAAGTACAAGTCCAACCCATCAAGCCTAAGCGCCGCAAGTGCAAGGAAACCACCATTTCTTCCTCTGCTTCGTCAGTGGCTACTGGTTCTGCTGCTTCCGGTGCTACGAACAACTGTGCTGAATCGGGTGGTGTTCATGGAGTTCTAAGCCGGAAACTTGACTCGCCCACCATTGTTTCTCCTGATAGCTCTTGGTGTTGCCCTGCTTCCAAGCCCCTTCCAACGCCCCCTCCTTCGCCACCTCCGCAAGCTCGCCGTGTCCCGGACCAGGGGTTAACAGATTCTTTGTCGGGCTTCAGGATCCGATATTCTCCGGGAAGCGTATTGCCTGTCATGGACTTTACGGGCGGAACATTGCTGTCCAATGGTCATTCTCCGTCGAGTTTCAACAAGTTCAACTCTGCACTCACGGCGGGTCTCTTAAACCCGATGTCCCCACCGCCTCCAGCGGACAAGATACGGTCCAGCCCGACACTTTTCGAGATGATGGCTAGCGAGCCCGATATCCATCAAAGAACCCAAAACCAAGCTCAGATCCAAGCACCCATTTCAGCTCCGAGACAAAACCAACCCCCGCCTGTTATGGATAAGCAGGTATTGACCATGCAACGAATTTCGGATCTTTTATCGACCCGGAGCCCTGGGAACCAGTTTAACGACCCGGGTTTGAGTGATATAAAGCTGACCTTGAGTTCCAAGGATGGGATTAGTGTGTCAATGAACGTTCACCGGCAAATACTGGTGGCTCACAGTAGGTTTTTTGCTGTGAGGTTATCGGATCGATGGACAAAGCAGCAGAGGAATGGATCAACTGGGCCGTACATTGTGGAAATATCAGACTGTGATGACGTTGAGGTTTATATAGAGACCTTGAGGTTGATGTATTGCAAAGATTTGAGGAAGAAGCTAATGAGAGAAGACGTTTCTAAGGTTCTTGGAATTTTGAAG GTTTCAGCGGCAATTGGATTTGATGCTGGGGTTTTGTCTTGTTTGGAGTATTTGGAAGCCGCTCCTTGGGCTGAGGATGAAGAGGAGAAAGTGGCTTCTTTATTGGCGGAGCTCCACCTCGAAAACGTTGGAGCCGGGGAGGTTTTGAAGAGGGTTTCCGTTGAAGTTGCTAATGGAACTGATGAGGGTGGTGATAATGAAGAAGTGCTTCTCAAGCTTTTGCATGTGGTTCTTGAAGGCAAAGATGAGAAAGCAAGGCGTGAAATGAAAGGATTGGTCTTTAAGATGCTTCGCGAGAATTCATCTCACAACGATCTCCGGAAAGAGTCCTTATATTCAGCTTGCGATAGCTGTCTGGAATTGCTTCGACACCATTTTTTCCGAGCAGCATCTTTGGATTTGCAGGATGCGAGTCAGATTGCAAGACAAGCAGATAATTTGCACTGGATTTTGGACATTTTGATTGATAGGCAGATTGCTGAAGATTTTCTAAAAACATGGGCTTCTCAATCTGAATTGTCCGATTCTCATTCTAAAGTTCCGGTTTTCCACAGGTTTGAAGTCAGCAGAGTTACAGCTCGGCTATTTGTGGGAATCGGAAAGGGGCAGTTATTGGCATCGAAGGAATTAAGGTGCCTGCTATTACAAACATGGTTGGTGCCATTTTACGATGATTTTGGGTGGATGAGGAGGGCATCGAAAGGCCTCGATAGACATTTAATCGAGGATGGGCTTAGCAACTCGATTCTCACTCTGCCTCTGGCTTGGCAACAGGAGATTTTTCTGGCTTGGTTTGATAGATTCTTGAACTCTGGTGAAGATTGTCCCAACATTCAAAGAGGTTTCGAAGTTTGGTGGAGGAGGGCCTTCTGGCGACGCAGTGGTGAACAAGAACCACCATTGCCAATACGAGTCATAACAACAGCCATCGAGAACTCATAA
- the LOC105765247 gene encoding phosphoglycerate mutase-like protein AT74H, which yields MCESRPLNSQSMVATLTSTPPSFLPLWRRKLPTYNPTQCLGTGKEALEISSNGYIKTNTIGFPEKGISTRPRTSSTPRPPRPRRIILVRHGESEGNVDETVYTRVPDPKIDLTEKGKAEAEECGWRIREMIEKDGANDWKVYFYVSPYKRTLETLRHLGLAFERSRISGMREEPRIREQDFGNFQDREKMRLDKALRLRYGRFFYRFPNGESAADVYDRITGFRETLKADIDIGRFQPPGEQSPNVNLIIVSHGLALRVFLMRWYKWTVQQFEGLNNMGNGNLIVMQKGYGGRYSLSMHHNEEELREFGLTDEMLIDQEWQKTARIGELNYDCPMVNSFFPHFEDEGCIT from the exons ATGTGTGAAAGCAGACCTTTGAACTCTCAAAGTATGGTGGCCACTCTTACTTCCACACCACCATCATTTCTCCCACTTTGGCGAAGAAAACTACCCACTTATAATCCTACACAATGCCTTGGAACTGGAAAAGAAGCCCTTGAAATCTCTAGTAATGGATACATAAAGACCAACACTATTGGTTTCCCTGAAAAGGGTATTTCAACACGTCCCCGAACATCATCAACTCCTCGTCCGCCTAGGCCTCGCCGGATAATACTTGTACGGCACGGAGAGAGTGAAGGGAACGTCGATGAGACGGTCTACACACGAGTTCCTGATCCCAAGATTGATTTAACCGAGAAAGGCAAGGCTGAGGCCGAGGAATGTGGATGGAGGATAAGGGAAATGATCGAGAAAGATGGAGCCAATGATTGGAAGGTCTATTTCTACGTGTCACCTTATAAAAGGACACTCGAAACACTTCGGCACTTGGGTCTTGCATTCGAGCGGTCTAGAATTTCAGGCATGAGGGAAGAGCCTCGTATACGGGAGCAGGATTTTG GGAATTTTCAGGACAGGGAGAAAATGAGACTTGACAAAGCTCTTCGGCTGCGCTATGGTCGTTTCTTTTACCGTTTTCCTAATGGAGAATCAGCAGCAGATGTCTATGACAGGATCACAG GATTCAGAGAAACACTTAAGGCAGATATTGATATTGGACGGTTTCAGCCACCAGGCGAACAAAGCCCAAACGTGAACTTAATTATTGTCTCACATGGCCTAGCCTTGCGTGTGTTTCTAATGAGATGGTATAAATGGACTGTGCAACAATTTGAAGGACTCAATAACATGGGCAATGGTAACTTGATTGTCATGCAAAAAGGTTATGGCGGAAG ATACAGCTTATCTATGCATCACAATGAAGAAGAGCTAAGAGAGTTTGGGTTGACAGATGAAATGTTGATTGACCAAGAATG gCAAAAGACTGCGAGAATAGGAGAACTGAACTATGACTGCCCGATGGTGAATTCCTTCTTCCCTCACTTTGAAGATGAGGGCTGCATAACATGA